The Caretta caretta isolate rCarCar2 chromosome 10, rCarCar1.hap1, whole genome shotgun sequence genome has a window encoding:
- the LOC125644152 gene encoding zona pellucida sperm-binding protein 3-like, producing the protein MGYRGSLGFALLCWVVSGVTCYNPWDFSRIDSAIWRPTPRAEPPQGQAHVPSLAQPSPWARVDASQLRAVSLLQPVTVQCEEAQMVITVHRDLFGTGRLIKAADLSLGQATCRYTSLNAAENTVIFAAGLHECGSTLQMTPDSLVYSTSLNYNPTPASNPVILRTNPAVIPIECHYPRKDNVSSKAIKPTWVPFSSTLSAEERLDFSLHLMNDDWSAERPSNGFQLGEVMHIQADVHTGNHVALRLFVDSCVATLSPDRDSSPCYAVIDFNGCLVDGRSDDTTSAFLSPRPRQDTLQFMVDVFRFAGDARNLIYITCHLKVTAAEQAPDPLNKACSFNKAGNIWSPVEGIRDICRCCETGNCAVLGGQSGRGSPLDRWSGRRFQRDVASRHGEPLVREAEADVVVGPMIILDTDQGSRDLSVAQMEAEKAASEGFSSTAGLISVAAAMALAFITLGILVYRRCSHSSV; encoded by the exons ATGGGGTACAGAGGTAGCCTGGGCTTTGCTCTTCTGTGCTGGGTGGTCAGTGGGGTGACCTGTTACAATCCCTGGGATTTTTCTAGGATTGACTCAGCCATCTGGAGACCCACCCCCAGAGCTGAGCCCCCTCAAGGCCAAGCCCATGTGCCTTCTCTTGCCCAGCCCTCCCCCTGGGCTCGGGTTGatgcttcccagctcagggctgtgtccctgctgcagcctgtcaCGGTGCAGTGTGAGGAGGCTCAGATGGTGATCACTGTGCACAGGGATCTGTTTGGGACGGGGAGACTGATCAAAGCTGCTGACCTGAGCCTTGGCCAGGCCACCTGCAGGTACACATCCCTTAATGCTGCAGAGAACACAGTGATCTTTGCAGCTGGGCTCCATGAATGTGGCAGCACCTTGCAG atgacCCCAGACTCTCTGGTTTACAGCACAAGCCTGAACTAtaaccccacccctgccagcaaCCCAGTGATCCTGAGAACCAATCCAGCTGTGATTCCCATTGAGTGTCACTACCCCAG GAAGGACAATGTGAGCAGTAAAGCCATCAAGCCAACATGGGTTCCCTTCAGCTCCACCCTGTCTGCTGAGGAGAGGCTGGATTTCTCCCTGCACCTGATGAATG ATGACTGGAGTGCTGAGAGACCCTCCAATGGATTCCAGCTGGGGGAGGTCATGCATATCCAAGCTGATGTCCACACTGGGAACCATGTGGCTCTGAGGCTCTTTGTGGACAGCTGTGTGGCCACCCTGAGCCCAGACAGGGACTCCTCTCCCTGCTatgctgtcattgacttcaatgg GTGCCTGGTGGATGGGAGATCAGATGACACCACCTCGGCCTTCCTATCCCCCAGGCCCAGGCAGGACACGCTGCAGTTCATGGTGGATGTGTTCAGGTTTGCAGGAGATGCCAGGAACTTA ATCTACATCACCTGTCATCTGAAAGTCACTGCAGCTGagcaagccccagatcctttgAACAAGGCTTGTTCCTTCAACAAAGCAGGCAACAT CTGGTCTCCAGTGGAAGGCATCCGAGACATCTGCAGGTGCTGTGAGACTGGGAACTGCGCAGTCCTTGGAGGACAGTCTGGGAGAGGCAGCCCTCTGGACAGATGGTCAGGGAGGCGCTTCCAGAGAGATGTGGCCTCCAGGCATG GTGAGCCCTTGGTGAGGGAAGCTGAGGCTGATGTTGTGGTAGGACCCATGATCATCTTGGATACTGATCAAGGATCAAGGGATCTCTCAGTTGCTCAAATGGAAGCAGAGAAGGCAGCATCAGAGG
- the LOC142073481 gene encoding zona pellucida sperm-binding protein 3-like, with the protein MGYRGGLGIALLCWVVSRVTCYNPWDFSRGDSAIWRPNLRAEPPQRQPHVPSLAQPYPWARPDASQLRAVSPLQPVMVQCEEAQMVITVHRDLFGMGRLIKAADLSLGPAACQYTSLNAAENMVTFEAGLHECGSTLQMTPDSLVYSTSLNYNPTPASNPVILRTNPAVIPIECHYPRKDNVSSKAIKPTWVPFSSTLSAEERLDFSLHLMNDDWSAERPSNGFQLGEVMHIQADVHTGNHVALRLFVDSCVATLSPDRDSSPRYAVIDFNGCLVDGRSDDTTSAFISPRPRQDTLQFTVDVFRFAGDARNLIYITCHLKVTAAEQAPDPLNKACSFNKAGNIWSPVEGTRDICRCCETGNCGLAGQSRRVNPLDRWSGRRFQRDVASRHGDSSLREADVVVGPLFITDAYWGSRNLVEEQMEVGKAASPGAEETPGLVLGLSLVAAAIGLASMTLTICFIYKNRSRAMAGAAM; encoded by the exons ATGGGGTATAGGGGTGGTCTGGGCATTGCTCTTCTATGCTGGGTAGTCAGTAGAGTGACCTGTTACAATCCCTGGGATTTCTCTAGGGGTGACTCAGCCATCTGGAGACCCAACCTCAGGGCTGAGCCCCCTCAGAGACAGCCCCATGTGCCTTCTCTTGCCCAGCCCTATCCCTGGGCTCGGCCTGatgcttcccagctcagggctGTGTCCCCACTGCAGCCTGTCATGGTGCAGTGTGAAGAGGCTCAGATGGTGATCACTGTGCACAGGGATCTGTTTGGGATGGGGAGACTGATCAAAGCTGCTGACCTGAGTCTTGGCCCGGCTGCCTGCCAGTACACGTCCCTTAATGCTGCAGAGAACATGGTGACTTTTGAAGCTGGGCTCCATGAATGTGGCAGCACCTTGCAG ATGACCCCGGACTCCCTGGTTTACAGCACAAGCCTGAACTAtaaccccacccctgccagcaaCCCAGTGATCCTGAGAACCAATCCAGCTGTGATTCCCATTGAGTGTCACTACCCCAG GAAGGACAACGTGAGCAGTAAAGCCATCAAGCCAACGTGGGTTCCCTTCAGCTCTACCCTGTCTGCTGAGGAGAGGCTGGATTTCTCCCTGCACCTGATGAATG ATGACTGGAGTGCTGAGAGACCCTCCAATGGATTCCAGCTGGGGGAGGTCATGCATATCCAAGCTGATGTCCACACTGGGAACCATGTGGCTCTGAGGCTCTTTGTGGACAGCTGTGTGGCCACCCTGAGCCCAGACAGAGACTCCTCTCCCCGCTATgctgtcattgactttaatgg GTGCCTGGTGGACGGGAGATCAGATGACACCACCTCGGCCTTCATATCCCCCAGGCCCAGGCAGGACACACTGCAGTTCACGGTGGATGTGTTCAGGTTTGCAGGAGATGCCAGGAACTTG ATCTACATCACCTGTCATCTGAAAGTCACTGCAGCTGAGCAAGCCCCAGATCCCTTGAACAAGGCTTGTTCCTTCAACAAAGCAGGCAACAT CTGGTCTCCAGTGGAAGGCACCCGAGACATCTGCAGGTGCTGTGAGACTGGGAACTGTGGGCTGGCTGGACAGTCCAGGAGAGTGAACCCTCTGGACAGATGGTCAGGGAGGCGCTTCCAGAGAGACGTGGCCTCCAGGCATG GTGACTCCTCACTGAGGGAGGCTGATGTTGTGGTAGGACCCCTATTCATCACTGATGCCTATTGGGGATCCAGGAATCTTGTGGAAGAACAAATGGAAGTAGGGAAGGCAGCATCACCAG GTGCAGAAGAGACTCCTGGGCTGGTGCTTGGGCTGAGCTTGGTGGCTGCTGCTATTGGTTTGGCCTCCATGACTCTGACCATCTGCTTCATATACAAAAACCGCAGCCGTGCAATGGCTGGTGCTGCCATGTGA